One region of Mangifera indica cultivar Alphonso chromosome 3, CATAS_Mindica_2.1, whole genome shotgun sequence genomic DNA includes:
- the LOC123209907 gene encoding uncharacterized protein LOC123209907 gives MREKTYNSFAAAFLIILSTMFLVNHKLGGLGVEAAHSCFRSADCASECPRDGICTDFQCNCMNSIIEPSESKDNKNGSDKSCKRDVDCSYKCPKGGLCDMNRGKCFCWPKD, from the exons atgcgTGAGAAAACTTACAACTCTTTCGCTGCAGCTTTCTTGATCATCCTCTCTACTATGTTTCTT GTGAACCATAAGTTAGGAGGACTTGGAGTTGAAGCCGCTCATAGCTGCTTCCGCAGCGCAGACTGTGCATCTGAATGTCCAAGAGACGGAATTTGCACTGATTTTCAATGTAATTGCATGAATTCAATAATAGAGCCATCTGAATCTAAAGATAATAAGAATGGATCGGATAAATCTTGTAAACGTGATGTCGACTGCTCTTATAAATGTCCAAAGGGTGGTTTATGCGACATGAacagaggtaaatgtttttgctGGCCGAAAGATTAA